Sequence from the Sphingobacteriaceae bacterium GW460-11-11-14-LB5 genome:
CCGGTAATTTCTCTGCCCGAAAGTTCTTCGAGCTTTAATTTGGATTGCAGTAAATGTTCGGGTTTAAAATCTGAATGATAATAACCGTGTGAGGCAAGTTCGTGTCCTGTTTCGGTAATCCGTTTAATCAGATCGGGAATATTTTCGGCAAAGGTAACGGTACAGAAAAAAGTGGCTTTAACTTCGTATTTTTCCAAAATATCTAAAATGGCGATTGTACCCGCTCTCGAAATGGCAATCTGATCTTCAAAAGAAATTTCTTTTCCATATTCAAAAGGCATATCAAACTCTTCGATATCAAAACTTAACAATACCATTTATTTTTGCTGAATATTGGTTGAACGGATAATATAATTAGGGCGGTTTTTTGATTGCATAAACATTTTACCTACATAAATACCTATAATGCCCAGGATAATGAGCTGGAGCCCTCCAAAAAAGACAATGGTCATAATTACTGATGCCCAGCCTGAAACCTCTACGTGATTGACAAAAGCGTAAATAATGTAGGGAATATACAGTACAGAGGCAAACGACAGAATGAAACCCAGATAAACGGCCGAATACAATGGTTTTATGCTGAAAGAGGTAACACCATGCAGTGCCAGCCTCAACATCTTTTTGAAGGTATATTTACTATTTCCCGAAAAACGTGCGGCCGGATTATACCGAATAGCAAACTGCTTAAAACCAAGCCATTTGACCAAACCACGTAAAAATGGCTCGTTTTCATGAAAATTTCTAAAAACACTCACCACTTTTTGATCAAGTAAGCGGAAATCGGCTGCGCCTGGTTCCAGGTCAATATCCGATAACCAGTTTAAGGTTTTATAGAATAAGTTTGAGGAGCTTCTTTTTCCTTTAGATAGATTTTTATCTTCTTCTCTGATGGTGTATACCACTTCGAAACCTTCCTGCCATTTCTGTAACATTTCCGGAATCAACTCGGGAGGATGCTGCATATCGCAGTCCATAGAAATTACACAATCGCCAAAAGCATGGTCCATGCCCGCTTTAACCGCCAACTGGTGACCAAAGTTTTTCGAAAACTCGAGGAAAAATATATTATTTGCTGTTGAGGCATAATCCTTTATTTTTTCGAGGGTATGATCGGCACTTCCATCATCCACCAGGATAATTTCATAATCATAATTGATGGTCGAAAAAACTTTTTTAATACTTTCGGCTATTACAAAAATATTATCGGCTTCGTTGTAAGCAGGGATTACTATAGAAACTAGTTTATTCATTTATCGGCAATCAGATAAGACTCAAAATCTTCTTTCATCATTTGATAAATTATGGTTAACCAAATGATCACGCAAGGTAGGGCTTTAAGCGAATATAGACGAATAAATTCTTTAACCGGCCTTGGAAAAATATCGGTTGGCGAGAGGCTGGTTAAGATAAAAGCAAAAATAAATAAGGCTATTATCCATCCTTTTTTAGGATTTTGCTGCACCATAAACCAAACGGCAACACCTGCAAAAGCAATAATATAGGTTGGCGATTCAGAACCACTGCTAAATATAACCGTAAAAATAAGTGTAGAGGCCAGTAACATTAACCTAAAGCCAATATGTTTATATTGTTTAATCCGTAAATAAGGTAAACCAAACAGGATGAGGCCAACCAGTAAAAACGGCGCGTTCGGAATGCTGATATCTCCTGTTGCCCTTCTTACAATTCCCATCAGAGAAATATCCTGAAAAGAAGTTAATGATGCATTTAGGTCGTTTTTATGAGCAAGGGAATGATACCAGTCTCGATAGGATTGAATTACAAATGCGGGAGACGAAATCACCATGGGCAAAGCGAACAATACCGTAAAAGCAATGAGGCAGCCTATGATAAA
This genomic interval carries:
- a CDS encoding glycosyltransferase, translated to MNKLVSIVIPAYNEADNIFVIAESIKKVFSTINYDYEIILVDDGSADHTLEKIKDYASTANNIFFLEFSKNFGHQLAVKAGMDHAFGDCVISMDCDMQHPPELIPEMLQKWQEGFEVVYTIREEDKNLSKGKRSSSNLFYKTLNWLSDIDLEPGAADFRLLDQKVVSVFRNFHENEPFLRGLVKWLGFKQFAIRYNPAARFSGNSKYTFKKMLRLALHGVTSFSIKPLYSAVYLGFILSFASVLYIPYIIYAFVNHVEVSGWASVIMTIVFFGGLQLIILGIIGIYVGKMFMQSKNRPNYIIRSTNIQQK